A genomic stretch from Pomacea canaliculata isolate SZHN2017 linkage group LG2, ASM307304v1, whole genome shotgun sequence includes:
- the LOC112556598 gene encoding spermidine synthase-like isoform X2, with the protein MNDLSIKIYWSSKERDEFSYQEMIVHLPLCCHPNPRKVLIIGGGDGGVAREVLKHKTIECIDMCEIDEKVIEVSKKYLPQMASSFNDPRLKLHIQDGFEFIANRESSYDIIITDSSDPVGPASSLFEKQYYELMKKALKPDGILCSQGECTWLHLDLIRSMQEFCRTLFPSVSYAYTTIPTYPSGQIGFVLCSLNPDLRFEEPVRTLTSQQVDEWQLKYYNSKIHRAAFCLPEFARKAIQESKPNGDTM; encoded by the exons ATGAACGATCTAAGTATCAAGATATATTGGTCTTCAAAAG AGCGTGATGAATTCTCGTACCAAGAGATGATTGTCCATCTACCCCTGTGTTGCCATCCTAACCCACGCAAg GTGCTGATCATTGGTGGGGGTGATGGTGGAGTCGCACGGGAAGTactcaaacacaaaacaattgaaTGCATTGACATGTGTGAAATAGACGAG AAAGTCATAGAGGTTAGCAAAAAGTACCTACCCCAGATGGCCTCTAGTTTTAATGACCCTCGTCTGAAGCTTCACATTCAGGATGGTTTTGAATTCATTGCAAACCGTGAAAGCTCTTATGATATTATCATCACAGATTCTAGTGACCCTGTAG GTCCTGCCTCATCTCTTTTTGAGAAGCAGTATTATGAGCTAATGAAGAAGGCACTAAAGCCAGACGGCATCCTATGCAGTCAAG GAGAATGCACTTGGCTCCATCTGGACCTAATACGTAGCATGCAAGAGTTCTGCAGGACTCTGTTTCCCTCTGTGTCATATGCCTATACCACCATCCCAACATACCCCAGCGGGCAGATTGGCTTCGTTTTGTGCAGCCTTAATCCT GATCTTCGGTTTGAAGAGCCAGTACGAACCCTAACATCTCAGCAGGTGGATGAATGGCAACTGAAGTATTACAACTCTAAAATTCATCGTGCAGCATTTTGTTTACCTGAGTTTGCGCGAAAG GCTATACAAGAAAGCAAGCCCAATGGTGATACAATGTGA
- the LOC112556598 gene encoding spermidine synthase-like isoform X1, whose amino-acid sequence MDKIKNGWFSEVSELWPGQSMCLEVQEALYNERSKYQDILVFKSKTYGNVLVLDGVIQCTERDEFSYQEMIVHLPLCCHPNPRKVLIIGGGDGGVAREVLKHKTIECIDMCEIDEKVIEVSKKYLPQMASSFNDPRLKLHIQDGFEFIANRESSYDIIITDSSDPVGPASSLFEKQYYELMKKALKPDGILCSQGECTWLHLDLIRSMQEFCRTLFPSVSYAYTTIPTYPSGQIGFVLCSLNPDLRFEEPVRTLTSQQVDEWQLKYYNSKIHRAAFCLPEFARKAIQESKPNGDTM is encoded by the exons AtggataaaataaagaatggtTGGTTTAGTGAAGTGAGCGAACTATGGCCAGGCCAGTCAATGTGTTTGGAAGTTCAAGAGGCTCTGTACAATGAACGATCTAAGTATCAAGATATATTGGTCTTCAAAAG CAAAACATATGGAAATGTTCTAGTACTCGATGGGGTTATCCAATGTACAGAGCGTGATGAATTCTCGTACCAAGAGATGATTGTCCATCTACCCCTGTGTTGCCATCCTAACCCACGCAAg GTGCTGATCATTGGTGGGGGTGATGGTGGAGTCGCACGGGAAGTactcaaacacaaaacaattgaaTGCATTGACATGTGTGAAATAGACGAG AAAGTCATAGAGGTTAGCAAAAAGTACCTACCCCAGATGGCCTCTAGTTTTAATGACCCTCGTCTGAAGCTTCACATTCAGGATGGTTTTGAATTCATTGCAAACCGTGAAAGCTCTTATGATATTATCATCACAGATTCTAGTGACCCTGTAG GTCCTGCCTCATCTCTTTTTGAGAAGCAGTATTATGAGCTAATGAAGAAGGCACTAAAGCCAGACGGCATCCTATGCAGTCAAG GAGAATGCACTTGGCTCCATCTGGACCTAATACGTAGCATGCAAGAGTTCTGCAGGACTCTGTTTCCCTCTGTGTCATATGCCTATACCACCATCCCAACATACCCCAGCGGGCAGATTGGCTTCGTTTTGTGCAGCCTTAATCCT GATCTTCGGTTTGAAGAGCCAGTACGAACCCTAACATCTCAGCAGGTGGATGAATGGCAACTGAAGTATTACAACTCTAAAATTCATCGTGCAGCATTTTGTTTACCTGAGTTTGCGCGAAAG GCTATACAAGAAAGCAAGCCCAATGGTGATACAATGTGA